The DNA sequence TGGCTGTCCTGGGCACGACTCGCGATTCACCATCCACTTTGAAAACTCTTCTAAAAAAGTGATGAATCCTGGCAAGTGTTCTGATGGAAAAGAATACTTTTCTTCTGCATTTTCTAAAACTTCACGAAAGCAACGTATCCATTCACGCCGTGCAGCTTCATCAATGGCAAACGGAAAATGCCTACGCCGCAACATTGGGTTTCCAATTTTTTCATGATACAGCGGCGGACCACCAAGCAAACCCACAAAAAAGAAAAACGATTTTTCAGCAGCATGCTTTAAGTCTTCACCTTGAGGAAACATTGCTGAAATTTTTGATTTCGAAAGCTTGTCGTAAAAATCAAAAATCATTCGCTTAATATTTTCTTCGCCCATAAGATGATAAATTTCATGACTCGGCGGAGACACTTGCGGTGGGCCACTTGGCGGGGTATAGAGAGTGTTGTTTGTCATATTTTTTTCTTTCATTTTACATCCTCTCCCTCAGGGAGAGGATTGAGGTGAGGGTGACAATTCTATACATATTGTCATTTTTCTCCCTCCCCTGCCCGCCGGCAGGCAGGCCTTACTCCCCTCCCGCTTTTATCCGCCGACGCTTTAGTGGTGGAAGGAGGGGAAATCTACTGAAACATACCCTTCACCTTTATGCTTAAAATCAAAAAAATCCGGATCAAAAATTTCTGCCAAGATTTCTAAAGATTCAACTAGCCTTGGGCCGGGACGATTGAAATATTGATTACCGTCGCAAACATAGACCCTTCCTGCTTTTACGGATTTTAGATTTTTCCACTCTGCTTTTGCTTGAAGCAATGGCACGTCTTCTAAGCTTCGTTTGATATCGTATCCACAAGGCATGATTAAAATAATATCTGGATTTTTTTTCACCAAATCTTCAAACGTCATCCACGGAGAATGTTTTCCAGCTTCACCAAAAAGATTTTTTCCACCCGCCATTTCCACCAATTCGGGCATCCAATTTCCTGCACTCATCAGCGGATCAACCCATTCAATGCAAGCTACACTCGGCTTGTTCGCAAGTGTTGCCGTTCGTTTTGCAATGGCCTGCATTCTGTCTTGAAGCTCAGCTACAAGTTGCTGGCCGCGAACATGCACGTCCAGGGCATCAGCCACCTTCATGATGTCTGTCCATAAATCAGCAAGGCAATTTGTTTCCAGCGAAACTACTTTTGCTTTTGATTCCATAAAATCACAAGTAGCCCGCTCTACATCTTTCAAACTCACAGCGCACACTTCGCATTGTGTTTGAGTCACAATCACATCGGGATTAAGCTTTTGAAGCACATCACCTTTCACGCGATAAACAGACAAACCTTCTTGCACAATTGCCTTTACCCGCTCATCAATTTCATAGCTGGTTCCATGCGTTCCAAACTTTACTTCG is a window from the Deltaproteobacteria bacterium CG11_big_fil_rev_8_21_14_0_20_42_23 genome containing:
- a CDS encoding cobalamin-binding protein, with translation MKVVSLIASSTEIICALGCKSYLVGRSHECDYPPEVKQLPLCTEVKFGTHGTSYEIDERVKAIVQEGLSVYRVKGDVLQKLNPDVIVTQTQCEVCAVSLKDVERATCDFMESKAKVVSLETNCLADLWTDIMKVADALDVHVRGQQLVAELQDRMQAIAKRTATLANKPSVACIEWVDPLMSAGNWMPELVEMAGGKNLFGEAGKHSPWMTFEDLVKKNPDIILIMPCGYDIKRSLEDVPLLQAKAEWKNLKSVKAGRVYVCDGNQYFNRPGPRLVESLEILAEIFDPDFFDFKHKGEGYVSVDFPSFHH